In Sulfurisphaera javensis, a single genomic region encodes these proteins:
- a CDS encoding RNA-binding protein, with translation MQKHFLSEKEARKILSEIKNKYKIEIQGRIEVGKEKKEIYYFIDGVLSFFSDDLIPTLCFIRKYNLQLPSVVVDEGAVKHIVNGADLFVPGIVQYDCECKEGDIVLVKTKTNIPIAIIKVILDKEKALAEKKGKFGINLHYLNDKIWEMCNERSSGSNL, from the coding sequence ATGCAAAAACATTTCCTTTCTGAGAAAGAAGCCAGAAAGATTCTTTCTGAAATAAAAAATAAATATAAAATAGAAATACAAGGAAGAATAGAAGTAGGTAAAGAAAAAAAAGAGATTTATTATTTTATAGATGGAGTTCTCTCCTTCTTTTCAGATGATTTAATCCCCACCCTTTGCTTTATAAGAAAGTATAACTTACAACTTCCCTCAGTTGTAGTTGATGAAGGAGCTGTAAAACATATTGTAAATGGTGCTGATCTTTTTGTCCCAGGAATAGTACAATATGATTGTGAGTGTAAAGAGGGGGATATTGTTCTAGTAAAGACTAAAACTAACATTCCTATTGCTATTATTAAGGTAATACTGGATAAAGAGAAAGCTTTAGCTGAAAAGAAAGGTAAGTTTGGAATAAATTTACATTATTTAAATGACAAAATATGGGAAATGTGCAATGAAAGGAGTTCTGGTTCCAACTTATAA
- a CDS encoding PLP-dependent aminotransferase family protein: MVSRIGKEVELSPVELASQTAKKVEINLASGTPDPKVMPIKEIKEAYNEVIEEYGSKVLFYPGAGGQEELINEIKNYLPLLGLSEGKDKIIVTSGAQHAIELLSKYFLENDTIAVENPTFIETFMAMKLRSNVVLPISLDSNGIVVDELENLLKIINIKFLYVIPNCHNPAGVNLCEERRKRLVELAELHDFYILEDDPYRPIAGDVPKPIKYFDKFGRVIYISSFSKIIAPGLRVGFILANEEIAEKISLIEQLDFSTSTINQYVVSRLLRKGIVKERMNYLYNHYSNKMKILIESLQDVGFTDFNKPSCGFFLLLDLKKDSWKVFLEAVKMGLSFVPAKPFFLRGGDTMARLSISVASEEDIKKGVRILKSAWNNI; encoded by the coding sequence ATGGTATCTCGTATAGGAAAGGAGGTCGAGCTTTCTCCAGTGGAATTAGCTTCACAGACAGCAAAAAAAGTTGAGATTAATTTAGCAAGTGGTACTCCAGATCCTAAAGTAATGCCAATAAAAGAGATAAAAGAAGCATATAATGAGGTGATAGAAGAGTACGGAAGTAAAGTCCTCTTTTATCCTGGAGCAGGTGGACAAGAAGAACTCATTAATGAAATTAAGAATTATCTCCCTTTGTTAGGGTTATCTGAGGGGAAAGATAAGATTATAGTAACAAGTGGTGCACAACATGCAATTGAGCTTTTATCGAAATACTTTCTCGAGAATGACACTATAGCAGTGGAAAATCCCACTTTCATAGAAACGTTTATGGCTATGAAACTAAGAAGTAATGTAGTATTACCAATTAGTTTGGATTCAAATGGAATCGTAGTTGATGAATTAGAGAATTTACTAAAAATCATAAATATAAAATTTCTTTATGTTATTCCAAATTGCCATAACCCTGCTGGAGTTAATTTATGCGAAGAAAGAAGAAAAAGATTAGTTGAACTAGCTGAATTGCACGACTTTTATATTCTTGAAGATGATCCATATAGGCCAATAGCAGGTGACGTACCTAAACCTATAAAATACTTCGATAAATTCGGAAGAGTGATTTATATAAGCTCATTTAGTAAGATAATTGCTCCAGGCTTAAGAGTCGGATTTATTTTAGCTAATGAAGAAATTGCGGAAAAAATTTCTCTTATAGAACAATTAGATTTCTCCACATCAACAATTAATCAATACGTGGTGTCAAGGTTATTAAGGAAAGGAATAGTTAAGGAGAGAATGAATTACCTCTATAACCATTATTCTAACAAAATGAAAATCCTAATTGAGTCCTTACAAGATGTAGGATTTACAGATTTTAATAAACCCTCATGCGGGTTCTTCTTATTACTGGACTTAAAAAAGGATAGTTGGAAAGTGTTTCTAGAAGCTGTAAAAATGGGTTTAAGTTTTGTACCAGCAAAACCCTTCTTCCTTAGAGGAGGAGATACCATGGCTAGGTTAAGCATTTCTGTTGCTTCGGAAGAGGACATTAAAAAAGGCGTACGAATATTAAAATCTGCTTGGAATAACATATAA
- a CDS encoding HTH domain-containing protein: protein MELTPRLQDIISLLKEKKEINIKDLALELKISPKTAKGYARELYRLGYVEIVDENIKLKDDRPVSNDEIKKILELHENEIASLKKEVESLKEELSKMKKSRGKT, encoded by the coding sequence ATGGAGCTAACCCCAAGATTACAAGATATTATTTCTCTTTTAAAGGAAAAGAAAGAAATAAATATAAAAGATCTAGCATTAGAGTTAAAAATCTCTCCAAAAACAGCTAAAGGATATGCAAGGGAACTATATCGTTTAGGATACGTAGAAATTGTAGATGAAAACATTAAATTAAAAGATGATCGACCAGTATCAAATGATGAAATAAAGAAAATTTTAGAGCTACATGAAAATGAAATAGCTAGTTTAAAGAAAGAGGTAGAATCATTAAAGGAAGAACTTTCTAAAATGAAGAAATCAAGAGGAAAGACCTAA
- a CDS encoding glycosyltransferase family 2 protein, with the protein MLDELIAFLSILVSSWSVYNSFLAIYGITWKRIDTKDFSEHSFSIIIPAKNEEKVLGRLLDRMVNLEYDKSKYEIIVVEDGSTDNTYQICKQYENLYDNLVQCVKLPPAKVPNGKSRALNHAIKIAKYEIIGIFDADTVPRLDILNYASTVFSDPQVAGVQGKLIPINVRESIIARFASLEELYYEYSIAGRARLGLFVPLEGTCTFVRKSALQEVGGWNEYSLTEDLDLSLKLASKGYKIVYLPSIIAWREVPVSLRWLIKQRLRWYRGHFEVTLRINRGRIDFRIIDGILIVSTPIFMILNLVNYSLILIYPTSLFIITTAFVSVASFTSFITALAISKKHLIEFPYSLLSLAYMNFVILLNVIALILEITRRPRIWVKTERSGKILTELGK; encoded by the coding sequence ATGTTAGATGAATTAATAGCCTTTTTAAGTATCTTAGTATCCTCTTGGAGCGTTTACAATTCATTTCTAGCGATTTACGGGATAACATGGAAAAGGATAGACACGAAAGATTTCTCTGAGCATTCTTTTTCTATAATTATCCCAGCAAAGAACGAGGAAAAAGTTTTAGGTAGACTCCTTGATAGAATGGTAAATCTAGAATACGATAAATCTAAATACGAAATAATAGTAGTAGAAGATGGTTCGACTGATAATACTTATCAAATCTGTAAACAGTATGAAAACTTATACGATAATCTAGTTCAATGTGTGAAGCTTCCTCCAGCTAAAGTGCCAAATGGTAAAAGTAGAGCATTAAATCATGCAATAAAAATTGCGAAATATGAAATTATTGGGATATTTGATGCTGATACTGTCCCTAGATTAGATATATTAAATTATGCCTCTACTGTATTTTCTGATCCACAAGTCGCAGGAGTACAAGGAAAGTTAATACCAATAAACGTTAGGGAAAGCATAATAGCTAGGTTTGCTAGTTTAGAAGAACTTTATTATGAATATTCCATTGCAGGAAGGGCTAGGTTAGGTCTTTTTGTACCGTTGGAGGGTACTTGTACTTTCGTAAGAAAATCAGCTTTACAAGAAGTTGGGGGATGGAATGAATATAGCTTAACTGAAGATTTAGATCTTAGTTTAAAACTAGCTTCTAAAGGATATAAGATCGTGTACTTGCCATCCATTATAGCTTGGAGAGAAGTACCAGTTAGTCTAAGATGGTTAATTAAGCAAAGACTGAGATGGTATAGAGGACATTTCGAAGTTACTCTAAGAATTAATAGAGGAAGAATAGATTTTAGAATCATAGACGGAATTCTCATAGTTTCAACTCCTATCTTCATGATACTAAATCTTGTTAACTATTCTTTAATTCTGATATACCCTACTTCTCTTTTTATAATAACTACAGCATTTGTATCTGTAGCCTCGTTTACAAGTTTTATCACGGCTTTAGCAATTTCTAAGAAACATTTAATAGAGTTTCCTTACTCTCTGCTATCTTTAGCTTACATGAACTTTGTGATACTACTAAACGTTATAGCTTTAATACTTGAAATAACTAGAAGACCTAGAATTTGGGTCAAAACTGAAAGAAGTGGAAAAATTTTAACCGAACTAGGGAAGTGA
- a CDS encoding M48 family metallopeptidase — MKVLLDDSTDINAYIIGNNLVITKGFLTLNKDEQKAILAHELAHVTLNHYNKLRSIIIISLGVSFLLFQFNIFISLIALIFAFLLQNYISKKQEIEADRLAYRVVGDLLKNVIYKYGDNEIGLFSTHPNADVRIKMLATT; from the coding sequence TTGAAAGTTTTACTTGACGATAGTACTGATATTAACGCGTATATAATTGGAAACAATCTTGTAATAACTAAGGGATTTCTAACCCTCAATAAGGATGAGCAAAAAGCTATTTTAGCTCATGAATTAGCACATGTTACCCTAAATCATTATAATAAATTGAGATCTATAATAATTATCAGTTTAGGAGTCTCCTTCCTCCTTTTTCAATTTAACATTTTTATATCCCTTATCGCTTTAATATTCGCATTCCTTTTACAAAATTATATTTCAAAAAAGCAAGAAATAGAAGCCGATAGATTAGCTTATAGGGTTGTCGGAGATTTGTTAAAAAACGTAATCTATAAATACGGTGACAATGAAATAGGACTTTTTTCAACCCATCCCAATGCAGATGTAAGAATAAAAATGCTTGCCACAACATAA
- the thiD gene encoding bifunctional hydroxymethylpyrimidine kinase/phosphomethylpyrimidine kinase, with protein sequence MMIRPVAMTIAGSDSGGGAGLQADLKTFTSLGVFGTVIVTGLTAQNTYSVTKVLEVPPEFIEAQFDAVMADLKPKYAKTGMLSSSKIIDAVRKKVVEYNISLVLDPVMVAKSGAPLVTEDTVNALKELIKNSLIITPNKYEAEKLAEMKIIDITSLKEATRKIYDSFKVNVVVKGGSSLNGLDYAIIDGKEIELKGEPINTKNTHGSGDVFSASLTAYLAKGEKLENALLKAKEYVTLAIKYSLDLGKGHGPVDPFVPADIIIQRENARQEIEKLLWEFERDPSLLLQVLDENGKANVAYMTDYGDVATLAGGVIKYLDKIKIDGPILLNIKNEISEKAKQFNKKVLLSISITKKLLEASEKGLIKISESGINSDVIISEGKVYLVGDSISDIINKLRRMREL encoded by the coding sequence ATTATGATAAGACCAGTTGCGATGACAATAGCCGGAAGTGATTCTGGAGGAGGGGCTGGTCTTCAAGCTGATTTAAAGACTTTTACTAGCTTAGGGGTCTTTGGAACAGTAATAGTAACAGGTTTAACAGCACAAAATACCTATTCAGTAACAAAAGTTCTCGAAGTTCCTCCGGAATTTATTGAAGCTCAGTTTGATGCTGTAATGGCAGATCTAAAACCTAAATATGCTAAAACCGGAATGTTGTCTTCAAGTAAAATTATTGATGCTGTTAGAAAGAAAGTAGTTGAATATAACATATCATTAGTTTTAGACCCAGTGATGGTAGCGAAATCTGGAGCTCCTTTAGTCACTGAAGATACAGTTAATGCTCTAAAAGAATTAATCAAAAATTCTCTTATAATAACGCCAAACAAGTATGAGGCTGAAAAATTAGCAGAAATGAAAATAATTGATATAACCTCTCTAAAAGAGGCTACTAGAAAAATTTACGATAGCTTTAAAGTTAATGTTGTTGTTAAGGGGGGAAGTTCATTAAATGGATTGGATTATGCTATCATAGACGGTAAAGAAATTGAACTAAAAGGTGAGCCAATAAATACTAAAAATACTCATGGTAGCGGAGATGTATTTTCAGCTTCTTTAACAGCATATTTAGCAAAAGGAGAAAAGCTCGAAAACGCATTACTTAAGGCAAAAGAGTATGTTACACTAGCTATTAAGTATTCCTTAGATTTAGGTAAAGGACATGGTCCCGTAGATCCTTTTGTGCCAGCCGATATTATTATACAAAGAGAAAACGCTAGGCAAGAGATTGAAAAATTACTTTGGGAATTTGAAAGGGATCCATCTTTACTACTTCAAGTACTTGACGAAAATGGAAAAGCTAATGTAGCTTATATGACAGATTATGGAGATGTTGCGACATTAGCTGGTGGTGTTATAAAGTACCTAGATAAGATAAAAATAGATGGACCTATCCTCTTAAACATCAAGAACGAGATCTCAGAAAAAGCCAAACAGTTTAATAAAAAAGTCTTACTTTCAATCTCTATAACTAAAAAACTACTCGAGGCTTCTGAGAAAGGATTAATAAAAATCTCAGAAAGCGGGATAAATAGTGATGTTATAATTAGCGAAGGAAAAGTCTACTTAGTAGGAGATTCTATTTCTGACATTATAAATAAATTAAGGAGGATGAGAGAACTATGA
- a CDS encoding ribokinase, with protein MITVVGSYNIDFILKVDEFPNEGETVFAKEIYINHGGKGSNQAVSASRLNAKVRIIAAVGNDEFGKNALRFWDDEGLDTAYVKIKNSVTGSAYIIVNSRGENMIVVNRGANALLDEDDLDNSLSGDILLTQLEIDERVVKKALREFNGIRILNPAPAVLKDYSILDYVDILTPNEIEFKELTNTDDFDYGISVLLKKIKKAVIITLGERGALIATRQEKILVPTLKVNPVDTTGAGDVFNAALAVFLEKGYDLRKSVRLANKLASYSTTIMGALGPRYEEVKRLIEEEENEN; from the coding sequence ATGATTACTGTTGTTGGTAGTTATAACATTGACTTCATTTTAAAGGTTGACGAATTCCCTAATGAAGGGGAGACGGTTTTTGCAAAAGAGATTTACATAAATCATGGCGGTAAAGGTTCAAATCAAGCTGTTTCTGCTTCAAGGTTAAATGCAAAAGTTAGGATAATTGCCGCTGTAGGAAATGACGAATTTGGTAAGAATGCTTTGAGATTTTGGGATGATGAAGGATTAGATACAGCTTATGTTAAAATTAAAAACTCAGTAACTGGCTCAGCTTATATTATAGTTAACTCACGAGGTGAAAACATGATAGTTGTGAATAGAGGTGCAAACGCACTACTAGATGAAGATGATTTAGATAATTCATTATCCGGAGATATACTCTTAACTCAACTTGAAATTGACGAGAGAGTCGTTAAAAAAGCGTTAAGAGAATTTAACGGAATAAGAATACTTAACCCAGCTCCAGCAGTTCTTAAAGATTATTCAATTCTTGACTACGTGGACATTCTGACACCAAATGAGATAGAATTTAAAGAATTAACAAATACTGACGATTTTGATTATGGAATTAGTGTACTTTTAAAGAAAATTAAAAAAGCTGTAATTATAACGTTAGGTGAAAGAGGTGCATTAATTGCTACGAGACAAGAAAAGATTTTAGTACCAACACTAAAAGTAAATCCTGTTGATACTACTGGTGCAGGAGACGTGTTTAATGCAGCTTTGGCTGTATTTTTAGAAAAAGGATACGATTTACGCAAATCTGTTAGACTAGCAAATAAACTGGCATCCTATTCAACAACAATTATGGGTGCACTTGGACCTAGATATGAAGAGGTGAAAAGATTAATTGAAGAAGAAGAAAATGAGAATTAG
- a CDS encoding ornithine cyclodeaminase family protein, translating into MQKILNFKDSYETVKEAFLLLYQKLATNTKRVRTSFHGSVLTYQSGGIEHYLGFKVFVKGTFFSMLFNDSGDPLLMAEADLITRIRTGAISVLASDYLAKRDYNTVGIIGLGKQGKFQVKAFYELKPGIKIKVFSKERLEEELKKIEEEGIKVEKAKDYKDVCNADVIVTITNSKDPFLKYEFLNRGTHINALGSNLPERVELYPEVIKNSSLIVVEDKDQAKEEAGDLIMAEKMNMLDWNKVKTLAEVIAGVVKRNSEDDITVFKSMGIGLEDVAVLKLLYEKAKKYGLGSEIDIRGKWYLV; encoded by the coding sequence GTGCAAAAAATATTAAATTTCAAAGACTCATACGAAACTGTTAAAGAAGCTTTTCTTTTACTTTATCAAAAATTAGCCACAAACACTAAAAGAGTTAGAACCTCATTTCATGGTAGTGTATTAACCTATCAAAGTGGTGGAATTGAGCATTATTTAGGCTTTAAAGTTTTTGTAAAAGGAACTTTCTTTTCTATGTTATTTAATGATTCTGGAGATCCTTTACTTATGGCTGAAGCCGATTTGATTACAAGAATAAGAACTGGTGCTATATCTGTCTTAGCCTCAGATTACCTAGCTAAAAGAGATTATAATACAGTTGGTATCATAGGCTTAGGTAAGCAAGGCAAGTTTCAAGTTAAAGCTTTTTATGAACTAAAGCCCGGAATAAAAATTAAAGTTTTTAGTAAAGAAAGATTAGAAGAAGAATTAAAGAAGATAGAAGAAGAAGGCATAAAAGTAGAAAAAGCTAAGGACTACAAAGATGTTTGTAATGCTGATGTTATCGTAACTATTACAAATTCTAAAGATCCTTTTCTTAAATATGAATTCCTAAATAGGGGGACACATATTAACGCCCTTGGATCTAATTTGCCAGAAAGAGTTGAACTATATCCAGAAGTAATAAAAAATTCATCACTTATAGTGGTAGAAGATAAGGATCAAGCAAAAGAAGAGGCTGGAGACTTAATCATGGCTGAAAAGATGAACATGTTAGATTGGAATAAAGTAAAAACGTTAGCAGAAGTAATAGCTGGGGTTGTTAAGAGGAATAGTGAAGATGATATTACAGTCTTTAAATCAATGGGAATAGGTCTTGAAGATGTTGCAGTCCTTAAACTACTTTATGAGAAAGCAAAGAAATATGGGTTAGGAAGTGAGATTGATATAAGAGGAAAATGGTATCTCGTATAG
- a CDS encoding polyprenol monophosphomannose synthase translates to MKGVLVPTYNEAENLKELIPRIKENVSDAKIIIVDDNSPDKTAEIAESLGAIVFVRKNERGLGSALRFGLLKGIELGFEYIATMDADLSHDPVYLPKMFEAAKNADLVIGSRYIEGGRIENWPLKRRIISKGANILARSLLHLKVKDSTSGYRVYSRNAIELIKNCENADGYEFQICAVYRIEKAGLKIIEVPITFRDRSKGKSKLGSEKILDWFIYVLKLSLGLSS, encoded by the coding sequence ATGAAAGGAGTTCTGGTTCCAACTTATAATGAGGCAGAAAACCTTAAGGAACTAATACCCAGAATAAAGGAGAATGTATCCGATGCTAAAATTATTATAGTTGATGATAATAGCCCAGATAAAACTGCAGAAATAGCAGAAAGTTTAGGCGCAATTGTTTTTGTTAGAAAGAATGAAAGAGGATTAGGCAGTGCACTAAGATTTGGACTCTTAAAAGGAATCGAACTAGGTTTTGAATATATTGCAACAATGGATGCTGATTTAAGTCATGATCCTGTTTATCTACCAAAAATGTTTGAGGCTGCAAAAAACGCTGATCTAGTCATAGGCTCAAGATACATAGAAGGAGGAAGAATTGAAAACTGGCCTTTAAAAAGAAGAATAATTAGTAAAGGTGCTAATATATTAGCAAGAAGTTTACTTCATTTAAAGGTAAAAGATAGTACTTCGGGTTATAGGGTTTACTCTAGAAATGCAATTGAATTAATTAAAAATTGTGAAAATGCAGATGGCTACGAGTTTCAAATATGTGCAGTTTATAGAATTGAAAAAGCAGGACTAAAAATTATTGAAGTACCAATAACTTTTAGGGATAGAAGTAAAGGAAAGAGTAAATTAGGAAGTGAAAAAATTCTAGATTGGTTTATTTATGTCTTAAAATTATCTTTAGGTCTTTCCTCTTGA
- the cas4 gene encoding CRISPR-associated protein Cas4: MLIEKIFKKKLDDYYSHVKEENTLYVTDLIRCPMKVYYEKVYKELALAEIFTPATVLGDMVHTGLEEFIKSAFPNSQVEVEIEKEIPVNNQTIKIKGRMDAIAEIDGEKVVIEIKSARADKGLPHEHHKAQLQIYLWMTGIKKGLLVYITPDRITEYEIKEPADEIGVIRLAEETLKKSKVPRYSWECSYCIYSSICPFKKIK, from the coding sequence ATGCTTATCGAAAAAATATTCAAGAAAAAATTAGATGATTATTACTCTCATGTGAAAGAAGAGAACACATTATATGTTACTGATCTTATTAGATGTCCAATGAAGGTATATTATGAGAAAGTCTATAAAGAACTAGCTTTAGCCGAGATTTTTACTCCAGCAACAGTATTAGGGGACATGGTTCATACTGGACTTGAGGAATTTATAAAATCTGCATTTCCAAATTCACAAGTGGAGGTAGAAATAGAAAAGGAAATTCCAGTGAATAATCAAACAATAAAGATAAAGGGAAGAATGGATGCTATAGCTGAAATAGATGGAGAGAAAGTTGTAATTGAAATAAAAAGTGCAAGGGCTGATAAAGGTTTACCACATGAGCATCATAAAGCACAATTGCAAATTTACTTATGGATGACTGGAATAAAGAAAGGTTTGCTAGTTTACATAACTCCAGATAGAATAACTGAATACGAGATTAAAGAGCCGGCAGATGAAATAGGAGTGATTAGATTAGCTGAAGAAACATTAAAGAAATCTAAAGTTCCTAGATATTCGTGGGAATGTAGTTATTGCATATATTCTTCTATTTGTCCTTTTAAAAAGATTAAATGA
- the cutA gene encoding glyceraldehyde dehydrogenase subunit alpha, with protein MYIGKPIKRIEDVKLITGKGTYVDDIEIPGTHFVTFVRSKYPHARIKIKKTEGVYTGEDINPGKDFPIPTKETTYVGQPVAIVIAKDRYEAYDLIESVEVEYEPLDYVIDPEKALEDKIRVYSGLSSNIYYHERWKGGDVEKAFKEADLVISDTLINQRVIASPLETRGALAYFDGSKLTFYSSTQSAHYLRRNLVDFLGFENIRVIQPDVGGAFGSKIIAHPEEYALAKLAIKLRKPLKWIPTRTEEFISAGHGRDKKLKFEVAVKKDGTILGLRGTLIANLGAPYPDANDDEAGNVKSTVRMLPGIYKILGADIDVYAVHTNITPTQSYRGAGRPEGIYFIERIVNIVANELGIDQYEIRLKNAIDSTPYKNIFGITYDSGNIKKLLEIAKPYYDELKKEDGCIGITAYTEITAFGPWEVARISVKYDGKVTLITGTGPHGQGDATAFAQIAADILELPIEKIEVRWGDTEIIEDGIGTWGSRTVTIGGSAVLLASQKLKEKLIEVGAKMLNADKEEVEYKNGEVIHKRSGNKISFLEIVKNAFKMGESLDVTSIYTVNQPPTTPFGVHLALIKVDDTGKVYVKKYIAIDDIGNVINPLLAEGQAIGGIVQGLGQALLEGAFFDENGQLLTTNFQDYPIPSAIEVPQIEWHYEVIGKSNHPTGSKGIGEAGAIAGTPTIINAVEQCIRKRITKMPIKFEELIK; from the coding sequence ATGTACATTGGTAAACCTATAAAGAGGATTGAAGACGTAAAACTAATAACTGGAAAGGGAACTTACGTTGATGATATTGAAATTCCCGGAACTCATTTTGTTACATTTGTTAGAAGTAAATATCCTCATGCAAGAATAAAAATTAAAAAAACTGAGGGAGTATATACTGGGGAAGACATAAACCCAGGGAAAGATTTTCCTATACCAACAAAAGAAACTACCTATGTAGGACAACCAGTTGCAATTGTAATAGCAAAAGATAGATATGAAGCTTATGACTTGATTGAATCAGTTGAGGTAGAATATGAGCCTTTAGATTACGTAATTGACCCCGAAAAAGCATTAGAAGATAAAATAAGAGTTTATTCTGGATTATCCTCAAATATATATTACCATGAAAGATGGAAAGGAGGAGACGTTGAAAAAGCGTTTAAAGAAGCTGATTTAGTTATTTCTGATACCTTAATAAATCAAAGAGTAATAGCATCACCATTAGAAACTAGAGGAGCATTAGCTTATTTTGACGGAAGTAAACTAACTTTCTATTCCTCAACCCAATCTGCTCATTATCTAAGAAGAAATCTAGTTGACTTCCTTGGTTTTGAAAACATAAGAGTTATTCAACCTGATGTTGGTGGAGCTTTTGGAAGTAAAATTATTGCTCATCCAGAAGAATATGCATTAGCCAAATTAGCTATTAAGCTAAGAAAACCTTTAAAGTGGATTCCTACCAGAACAGAGGAGTTTATTTCAGCTGGCCATGGAAGAGATAAAAAGCTAAAGTTTGAAGTAGCAGTAAAGAAAGATGGTACAATATTAGGTTTAAGAGGGACATTAATTGCAAATCTTGGAGCACCTTATCCAGATGCTAACGATGATGAAGCTGGAAACGTAAAAAGTACAGTTAGAATGTTACCCGGAATATATAAAATATTAGGAGCAGACATTGACGTTTATGCAGTACATACTAACATAACCCCAACACAGTCATATAGAGGAGCTGGTAGGCCAGAAGGGATTTACTTTATTGAGAGAATAGTTAATATTGTAGCTAATGAATTAGGAATTGACCAATATGAAATTAGATTAAAGAACGCGATAGATTCAACACCTTATAAGAACATTTTTGGAATAACTTATGATTCTGGAAACATAAAGAAACTACTTGAAATAGCTAAACCATATTATGATGAACTAAAAAAAGAGGACGGATGCATAGGAATAACAGCCTATACCGAAATTACTGCCTTTGGTCCCTGGGAAGTTGCTAGAATTTCTGTAAAATATGATGGTAAAGTAACTCTTATAACGGGAACAGGACCTCATGGCCAAGGAGATGCTACAGCATTCGCTCAAATTGCTGCAGATATATTGGAATTACCAATAGAAAAAATTGAAGTTAGATGGGGAGATACAGAAATTATTGAAGATGGAATTGGTACGTGGGGAAGTAGAACAGTTACTATTGGAGGTTCTGCAGTTCTTTTAGCTTCACAAAAATTAAAGGAAAAACTAATAGAAGTCGGTGCCAAAATGCTAAATGCAGATAAAGAAGAAGTAGAATATAAAAATGGTGAAGTTATACATAAAAGGAGTGGTAATAAGATAAGCTTCCTAGAGATAGTTAAAAATGCATTTAAAATGGGCGAAAGCTTAGATGTTACATCAATATATACTGTAAATCAACCTCCAACCACGCCCTTTGGTGTTCATTTAGCTTTAATTAAAGTAGATGATACTGGAAAAGTTTATGTTAAAAAGTATATTGCAATTGACGATATAGGTAACGTAATAAATCCATTACTTGCTGAAGGGCAAGCTATTGGAGGAATAGTACAAGGATTAGGGCAGGCCTTACTAGAAGGTGCTTTCTTTGACGAGAACGGCCAACTTTTAACAACTAATTTCCAAGATTACCCTATTCCAAGTGCTATTGAAGTCCCACAAATAGAATGGCATTATGAGGTTATTGGCAAATCTAATCATCCGACTGGAAGTAAAGGCATTGGCGAGGCTGGAGCTATTGCTGGAACACCGACAATTATAAATGCTGTTGAACAATGCATTAGAAAGAGAATAACTAAAATGCCTATAAAATTTGAGGAGTTGATAAAATAA